The following are from one region of the Thiohalorhabdus sp. Cl-TMA genome:
- a CDS encoding copper-translocating P-type ATPase, whose amino-acid sequence MIADFRQRFWVSLALTVPILALSPMIQSFLGLTETLAFSGDGYVLFALSVGVFFYGGWPFLTGLTSELKQGQPGMMTLIALAISVASLYSSAVVFGLSGRVFFWELATLVDVMLLGHWIEMRSVMGASGALEALVKLMPATAHRLTKGGDPEEVSVEDLSPGDRVLVKPGEKIPTDGVIEEGTSSLNESMLTGESKPVSKGPGDEAIGGSVNGEGALTLEIEKTGADTYLSQVIDMVRQAQQSRSRTQDLANRAAAWLTYIALTVGAVTLAAWLAAGYAFDFSLERMVTVMVITCPHALGLAVPLVVAVSTTKSAKNGLLIRDRAAFERARDLDAIVFDKTGTLTEGRFGVSEVVALGGLDENEALALAAALEGQSEHPIARGIVRGAQDRGLTIQQPGEFRNLPGEGVEAEVGEATVRVVSPGYVERQGLAVNSDRPERLAADGHTVVYVVRDNEAVGAVALADIVREESRQAIDRLKALGIQCMMLTGDSQQVARSVAGELGLDDYFAEVLPDQKAKQIREVKDRGLTVAMVGDGVNDAPALVEADLGIAIGAGTDVAVESADIVLVNSDPRDVAAVAELSAATYRKMIQNLWWAAGYNIVAIPLAAGALYWAGLLMPPAVGAAVMSASTVIVAVNAKLLERFQPKGDAAQAP is encoded by the coding sequence ATGATCGCCGATTTCCGGCAACGGTTCTGGGTCTCGCTGGCCCTGACCGTCCCCATCCTGGCCCTTTCTCCCATGATCCAGTCCTTCCTGGGACTGACCGAAACCCTGGCCTTTTCGGGAGACGGGTACGTCCTGTTCGCCCTTTCGGTGGGCGTCTTCTTCTACGGTGGCTGGCCATTCCTTACCGGCCTGACCTCGGAGCTGAAACAAGGCCAGCCGGGCATGATGACCCTGATCGCCCTGGCCATCAGCGTGGCCTCCCTCTACTCCTCGGCGGTGGTATTCGGCCTCTCCGGCAGGGTGTTCTTCTGGGAGCTCGCCACCCTGGTGGACGTGATGCTGCTGGGGCACTGGATCGAGATGCGCTCGGTAATGGGCGCCTCGGGGGCGCTGGAGGCCCTGGTCAAGCTCATGCCCGCCACCGCCCACCGGCTCACCAAGGGAGGGGACCCCGAGGAAGTCTCCGTGGAGGACCTTTCTCCCGGGGACCGGGTGCTGGTGAAGCCCGGCGAGAAGATCCCCACCGACGGGGTCATCGAGGAAGGCACCTCCAGCCTCAACGAGTCCATGCTCACCGGCGAATCGAAACCCGTGAGCAAGGGCCCGGGCGATGAGGCCATCGGCGGCTCCGTGAACGGCGAGGGGGCGCTGACCCTGGAGATCGAGAAGACCGGGGCCGATACCTACCTCTCCCAGGTCATCGACATGGTCCGCCAGGCCCAGCAGTCCCGCTCCCGAACCCAGGACCTGGCCAACCGCGCCGCCGCATGGCTCACCTACATCGCGCTCACCGTGGGGGCGGTCACCCTGGCGGCCTGGCTGGCGGCCGGCTACGCCTTCGATTTCTCCCTGGAGCGCATGGTCACGGTCATGGTCATCACCTGCCCCCACGCCCTCGGCCTGGCGGTGCCGTTAGTGGTGGCGGTCTCCACCACCAAATCGGCCAAGAACGGGCTACTGATCCGCGATCGCGCCGCCTTCGAGCGCGCCCGGGACCTGGACGCCATCGTCTTCGATAAGACCGGCACCCTCACCGAAGGGCGCTTCGGGGTCAGCGAGGTGGTGGCCCTCGGAGGCCTGGATGAGAACGAGGCGCTGGCCCTGGCCGCCGCCCTGGAGGGCCAGTCGGAGCACCCCATCGCCCGCGGCATCGTCCGCGGCGCCCAGGACCGGGGGCTGACCATCCAACAACCGGGGGAATTCCGGAACCTGCCCGGCGAGGGCGTGGAGGCCGAGGTGGGCGAGGCCACCGTTCGCGTGGTCAGCCCCGGCTACGTGGAACGCCAGGGCTTGGCCGTGAACAGTGACCGTCCGGAGCGGCTCGCCGCCGACGGCCACACGGTGGTCTATGTGGTGCGGGATAACGAGGCGGTGGGGGCCGTGGCCCTCGCCGACATCGTCCGCGAGGAATCGCGGCAGGCCATCGACCGCCTCAAGGCCCTGGGGATCCAGTGCATGATGCTCACCGGCGACTCCCAGCAGGTGGCCCGCTCCGTGGCCGGCGAGCTGGGCCTCGACGACTATTTCGCCGAGGTGCTGCCGGACCAGAAGGCCAAACAGATCCGCGAGGTGAAGGACCGTGGCCTGACCGTCGCCATGGTGGGTGACGGCGTCAACGACGCCCCTGCCCTTGTGGAGGCCGATCTGGGCATCGCCATCGGGGCCGGTACCGACGTGGCCGTGGAATCCGCCGACATCGTGCTGGTGAACTCCGACCCCCGCGACGTGGCGGCGGTGGCGGAGCTGTCCGCCGCCACCTATCGCAAAATGATCCAGAATCTGTGGTGGGCGGCCGGCTACAACATCGTCGCTATCCCCCTAGCCGCCGGTGCCCTTTACTGGGCCGGGCTCCTCATGCCCCCGGCGGTGGGGGCGGCGGTGATGTCCGCCTCCACGGTGATCGTCGCCGTCAACGCCAAGCTGCTGGAACGGTTCCAGCCCAAGGGAGACGCCGCGCAGGCCCCCTGA
- a CDS encoding heavy metal-responsive transcriptional regulator has protein sequence MSTMTIGQLAGELGLATETLRYYERRGLVIPSGRSGSGYRLYGEDARERLRFIRRAQALGFSLDEVAELLAMSDSPQAGAGEVKALTDNRIADIEARIRDLEHLRDGLKALSEQCPGHGSTADCPILSALNRDDE, from the coding sequence ATGTCCACCATGACCATCGGCCAGCTGGCGGGTGAGCTGGGGCTGGCCACGGAGACCCTGCGCTACTACGAGCGTCGCGGGCTGGTAATCCCGAGCGGGCGTTCGGGATCCGGCTATCGCCTGTACGGGGAAGACGCCCGGGAGCGGCTGCGCTTCATCCGCCGGGCGCAGGCCCTGGGCTTCAGCCTCGACGAGGTGGCGGAGCTGCTGGCCATGTCCGACAGTCCCCAAGCCGGCGCCGGCGAGGTGAAGGCGCTCACCGATAACCGAATCGCCGACATCGAGGCACGGATCCGGGACCTGGAGCATCTGCGCGACGGCCTCAAGGCGCTCTCCGAGCAGTGTCCGGGGCACGGCTCCACTGCGGACTGCCCCATCCTGAGCGCCCTGAACCGGGACGATGAGTAG
- a CDS encoding DMT family transporter — MKTLLLLLLITLSEATIGVFVKLVDGRIPIQTLNFYALAFAAAFLMAALPLATGQSPRFPRDNVKDTVIIGALIALQISVFNFAMTLAPIANVVIFWSVAPFFTFIFSAVFLGEKARKSYILIFALALTGIVLAKPLEGGNMAGNLVALGDGAIYAAMVTYMRHEGKTEAGNDIAWSMLTGALLLSPAPLLFGPGAVGAMIPYPTLGASLPVMLWAACLGIVSTGFAYFGISIVLKRLRANAYALVDIIVSPVVASLLGYLVFGEVPAGSTIYGGAILLGAGFWLTLEMSRGRESQAVHPDQCASGSRAVSSRA; from the coding sequence ATGAAGACCCTGCTTCTGCTCCTGCTTATCACGCTATCCGAAGCCACCATCGGTGTTTTCGTGAAGCTCGTCGATGGCCGGATCCCCATTCAGACCCTCAATTTCTACGCCCTGGCCTTCGCCGCGGCGTTCCTCATGGCGGCCCTGCCGCTGGCCACCGGACAGTCCCCGCGCTTTCCCCGGGACAATGTTAAGGACACCGTGATCATCGGGGCACTGATTGCCCTGCAGATCAGCGTGTTCAACTTCGCAATGACCCTGGCGCCCATCGCCAACGTGGTGATCTTCTGGAGCGTGGCGCCCTTCTTCACCTTTATCTTCTCCGCCGTCTTCCTCGGCGAGAAGGCGCGCAAGAGCTATATCCTGATCTTCGCCCTGGCCCTTACCGGCATCGTCCTGGCCAAACCGCTCGAGGGGGGCAACATGGCCGGCAACCTCGTGGCGCTGGGCGACGGCGCCATCTATGCGGCCATGGTCACCTACATGCGCCACGAGGGGAAAACCGAGGCGGGCAACGACATCGCCTGGTCCATGCTGACCGGGGCGCTGCTGCTCTCGCCCGCGCCCTTGCTGTTTGGTCCGGGCGCCGTCGGGGCCATGATCCCGTACCCCACCCTCGGGGCTTCCCTGCCGGTGATGTTGTGGGCGGCCTGCCTGGGGATCGTCTCCACCGGCTTCGCCTATTTCGGCATCTCCATCGTCCTGAAGCGACTCCGCGCCAATGCCTACGCGCTCGTCGACATCATCGTCTCTCCGGTGGTGGCCTCCCTGCTGGGGTATCTGGTCTTCGGCGAGGTGCCCGCCGGGAGCACCATCTACGGGGGAGCTATCCTGCTGGGTGCCGGGTTCTGGCTGACCCTGGAGATGTCGCGGGGCCGGGAGAGCCAGGCCGTGCATCCCGATCAGTGCGCATCGGGAAGCCGGGCCGTCTCCTCCCGGGCATAG
- a CDS encoding Spy/CpxP family protein refolding chaperone has protein sequence MNRIFRNLFVSLGTATAVSLAAPALANDYEHGELHGMMMGHGMMEGGMSDHGMDMMDHGMMMKGMSALGLDEGQVQEMANIYKEYAQQRAGMKVEMMQLRWQLYQEMQKDQPSPEEVGKIYEQIAQKKKTLLQGKVQTRNEMMGVLNQEQMQKLQEMKKRMHKMHMGGGKHGSKHGYKH, from the coding sequence ATGAACCGAATATTCCGCAATCTTTTTGTTTCCCTGGGCACTGCAACCGCGGTTTCCCTGGCCGCCCCCGCCCTCGCGAACGATTACGAGCACGGGGAGCTGCACGGCATGATGATGGGCCACGGTATGATGGAAGGCGGTATGTCGGACCACGGCATGGACATGATGGACCACGGCATGATGATGAAGGGCATGAGCGCCCTGGGCCTGGACGAGGGCCAGGTCCAGGAAATGGCGAATATCTACAAGGAATACGCCCAGCAGCGCGCCGGAATGAAGGTGGAGATGATGCAGCTCCGCTGGCAGCTCTACCAGGAGATGCAGAAGGACCAGCCCAGCCCCGAAGAAGTCGGCAAGATCTATGAACAGATCGCCCAGAAGAAGAAAACCCTGCTCCAGGGAAAGGTCCAGACCCGCAACGAAATGATGGGCGTGCTCAACCAGGAACAGATGCAGAAGCTGCAGGAAATGAAGAAGCGCATGCACAAAATGCACATGGGTGGCGGCAAGCACGGCTCCAAGCACGGGTACAAGCACTAG
- a CDS encoding class I SAM-dependent methyltransferase, whose amino-acid sequence MHRLLQPQSGETLLDVGCGTGHFTRRFAGAGLAVTGLDPDPAMLDYTRHWSPELPWVRGTAISLPFADHSFDLVTAVTSLCFIDNPEAALAEMWRVARRAVLVGLLNRRSLLHRRKAGRGGYANARWDSLGEARSWSSALSPAPDATRWGTVIFSPNAGPVGRVLERMLPAHLPFGAFLALSLHKDASTPI is encoded by the coding sequence ATGCACCGCCTGCTGCAGCCGCAGTCCGGAGAGACCCTCTTGGATGTGGGCTGCGGTACCGGCCACTTCACCCGGCGCTTCGCCGGGGCCGGGCTGGCAGTTACCGGGCTGGACCCCGACCCCGCCATGCTGGACTACACCCGTCACTGGAGCCCCGAGCTGCCCTGGGTGCGGGGCACGGCCATCAGCCTGCCTTTCGCCGACCACTCCTTCGACCTGGTGACCGCGGTAACCAGCCTGTGCTTCATCGACAACCCGGAGGCGGCGCTGGCGGAGATGTGGCGGGTGGCGAGAAGGGCGGTGCTGGTGGGGCTGCTGAACCGGCGCAGCCTGCTCCACCGTAGAAAGGCCGGGCGCGGCGGCTACGCCAACGCCCGTTGGGACAGCCTCGGGGAGGCCCGCTCCTGGTCCAGCGCACTTTCTCCTGCCCCAGACGCAACACGCTGGGGCACGGTCATCTTCTCTCCCAATGCCGGACCGGTCGGTCGCGTCCTGGAGCGGATGCTCCCGGCCCACCTGCCCTTTGGGGCCTTCCTCGCCCTGTCCCTGCACAAGGACGCCTCGACGCCGATTTAA
- a CDS encoding amylo-alpha-1,6-glucosidase: MEDDGYRRALALLRSCSSPSGFLASPVKQDNYQRVWARDGGIVGLAALMTGDEGLIDTFRRTLSTLARYQGRHGEIPSNVDPRADRISYGGTAGRVDADLWFVVGCGQYWRATGDDGFLDAITPHLERVQFLLGAWEMNNRGLLHVPQTGDWADEYLQHGYVLYDQLLYLQAQSELCRIHQALHGSADHPLEEKRARLHHLIRANYWFPERDAEPPPDAYHEILWEKGREAACFCHGRYWLPFFSPSGYGYRFDAFANLLASLLGIADPTQQGSVDAYLDGILPEELPLAPAFHPVITPRDEEWEELQMTFSYSFKNQPHEYHNGGLWPMLSGFHAADLAHRGRTEQALRVTEAIDRANALPMAGASWSFPEYVHGRQLTAGGNQHQAWSAAGSLMAHHALEGRPVFR; encoded by the coding sequence ATGGAGGACGACGGCTACCGCAGGGCCCTCGCGCTTCTCCGGAGCTGCAGCTCCCCGTCCGGGTTCCTCGCCAGCCCCGTGAAACAGGACAATTACCAGCGCGTCTGGGCCCGGGATGGCGGCATCGTGGGGCTGGCGGCCCTGATGACCGGGGACGAGGGGCTGATCGACACCTTCCGGCGGACGCTGAGCACCCTTGCCCGCTACCAGGGGCGCCACGGGGAAATCCCCAGCAACGTGGACCCCCGCGCCGACCGTATCAGCTACGGCGGAACGGCCGGACGGGTGGACGCCGACCTCTGGTTCGTGGTCGGCTGCGGGCAGTATTGGCGGGCGACCGGTGACGACGGCTTTCTGGATGCCATCACGCCGCACCTGGAACGGGTCCAGTTCCTGCTCGGGGCCTGGGAGATGAACAACCGGGGCCTGCTCCACGTGCCCCAGACGGGCGACTGGGCGGACGAATACCTGCAGCACGGCTACGTCCTCTACGACCAGCTCCTCTATCTCCAGGCCCAATCGGAGCTGTGCCGCATCCATCAGGCACTGCACGGCTCGGCGGACCACCCTCTGGAGGAAAAACGGGCGCGGCTCCACCATCTGATCCGGGCCAATTACTGGTTCCCCGAGAGGGATGCCGAGCCGCCCCCGGACGCCTACCACGAGATCCTCTGGGAAAAGGGCCGGGAAGCGGCCTGCTTCTGCCACGGCCGGTATTGGCTGCCCTTCTTCTCCCCCTCGGGCTACGGCTACCGATTCGACGCGTTCGCCAACCTCCTGGCCTCCCTTCTCGGTATCGCCGACCCCACCCAGCAGGGAAGCGTGGACGCCTATCTGGACGGCATCCTTCCCGAGGAGCTGCCGCTGGCGCCGGCCTTCCACCCGGTCATCACTCCCCGCGACGAGGAATGGGAGGAGCTGCAGATGACCTTCTCCTATTCCTTCAAGAACCAGCCGCACGAGTACCATAACGGCGGGCTGTGGCCCATGCTCTCGGGCTTTCACGCGGCCGACCTGGCCCATCGCGGCCGGACCGAGCAGGCCCTGCGGGTCACCGAGGCCATTGACCGCGCCAACGCCCTGCCCATGGCCGGGGCGTCCTGGTCCTTCCCGGAGTACGTGCACGGACGACAGCTAACCGCCGGAGGAAACCAGCACCAGGCCTGGAGCGCGGCCGGCTCCCTCATGGCCCACCATGCCCTGGAGGGACGGCCGGTATTCCGATAG
- a CDS encoding efflux RND transporter permease subunit produces MIGKIVQWSLKFRLFVLAGAALLLAWGIVESMRSPVDVFPELTAPRVTVVTEAHDMAPREVERLVTYPVETALNGSAGVRRIRSSTGVGISVVTVEFEWGTDIYRARQVVSEKLQGVRGALPPGAGQPTLAPVTSVMGEVMFLAVTGEADPMALRTAADWTVRRRLLAVPGVAQVIPIGGDIKQYQVQVNTERLAAHGVGLNKVVAAVADTNRNVSAGFYVDSGRELLIHGLGRVSDPEEIGNTVVVSRDGHPVRVRDLAEVAIGPAPVRGTGSRNGEAAVVMGVQKQPGVNTLALTERLDAEIEALRTDLPEGVALKADLFRQADFIHTAVDNLMEALRDGAILVVAVVLLFLVSLRAGLVSLVAIPLSLVAAVLALRGMGGTLNTMTLGGLAIAIGAVVDDAIIVVENIVRRLRENNARPEGERRPAISVVGEATREIQGSIVFATFIIILVFTPLFFLPGIEGRFMGPLGFAYIVALGASLLVAITVTPALASITLPFSRTVKRALEPRMVERTKRAFAPLLDATLHRWRALTAASLLVLAGAGAALTWAGQSFLPEFNEGSLTVSVVTRPGTALEESDRLGSMVEAILLEHPEVTSTARRTGRAQLDPHAQAVYASEIDVSLDLGDRPKADLLADLRAELQAVPGTNVVIGQPLSHRIDHMLSGTRANIAVKLFGPELDRLRELAKEVQGVMEGVPGVVDLARQPRAQIPFLTVDFDRDAIVRHGLTTGEVGRAVRTAFTGTTASRVLQGQKAFDLVVRLPPKAKEDRDAIGEAPITTADGTQVPLHALAEIRETRGPNTILREDVARKMIVIANVSKSDLVGVVRDAQEAVAAQVALPPGYRIEYGGQFRAAQESTRALLWMGAAVLAGIFLLLYVAFDSARDATLVMVNLPLALIGGIAGLFAAGGVISVATLIGFIALFGIATRNGVMLVSHIHTLRGQEGEGPLAAVRRATLERLVPILMTALSAGLGLLPLALSAGEPGSEIQAPMALVILFGLLSSTILNMVVLPALYLRFGAASRTGREGTV; encoded by the coding sequence GCTCACCGCGCCGCGGGTCACCGTGGTCACCGAGGCCCACGACATGGCGCCCCGCGAGGTGGAGCGGCTGGTGACCTACCCGGTGGAGACGGCCCTGAACGGCTCGGCGGGGGTGCGCCGCATCCGCTCCTCCACCGGCGTGGGGATCTCGGTGGTGACGGTGGAGTTCGAGTGGGGCACGGACATCTACCGGGCGCGGCAGGTGGTGTCCGAGAAGCTGCAGGGGGTGCGGGGCGCGCTGCCGCCGGGGGCGGGCCAGCCCACCCTGGCGCCGGTGACCTCGGTAATGGGCGAGGTGATGTTCCTGGCGGTGACCGGCGAGGCCGATCCCATGGCCCTGCGCACCGCCGCCGACTGGACGGTGCGCCGCCGGCTGCTGGCGGTGCCGGGCGTGGCCCAGGTGATCCCCATCGGCGGCGACATCAAGCAGTACCAGGTGCAGGTAAATACCGAGCGGCTGGCCGCTCACGGCGTCGGCCTGAACAAGGTGGTGGCGGCGGTGGCCGATACCAACCGCAACGTCTCCGCCGGCTTCTACGTGGACAGTGGCCGCGAGCTGCTGATCCATGGCCTGGGGCGGGTGTCCGATCCCGAGGAGATCGGCAACACGGTGGTGGTCAGCCGCGACGGCCATCCGGTGCGGGTCCGGGATCTGGCCGAGGTGGCCATCGGGCCCGCCCCGGTGCGCGGCACCGGTTCCCGCAACGGCGAGGCCGCGGTGGTGATGGGCGTACAGAAGCAGCCGGGGGTGAACACCCTGGCCCTCACCGAGCGCCTCGATGCGGAGATCGAGGCGCTGCGCACGGACCTGCCGGAGGGGGTAGCCCTCAAGGCCGACCTGTTCCGCCAGGCGGATTTCATCCACACCGCCGTGGACAACCTGATGGAGGCGCTGCGCGACGGCGCCATCCTGGTGGTGGCGGTGGTCCTGCTGTTCCTGGTGAGCCTGCGTGCCGGGCTGGTGAGCCTGGTGGCCATCCCGCTGTCGCTGGTGGCGGCGGTGCTCGCCCTGCGCGGCATGGGCGGCACCCTGAACACCATGACCCTGGGCGGCCTGGCCATCGCCATCGGCGCGGTGGTGGACGACGCCATCATCGTGGTGGAGAACATCGTCCGCCGCCTGCGGGAGAACAACGCCCGACCGGAGGGCGAACGCCGACCGGCCATTTCGGTGGTGGGGGAGGCCACCCGCGAGATCCAGGGCTCCATCGTCTTCGCCACCTTCATCATCATCCTGGTGTTCACGCCGCTGTTCTTCCTGCCCGGCATCGAGGGACGCTTCATGGGGCCGCTGGGCTTCGCCTATATCGTTGCCCTGGGCGCGTCCCTGCTGGTGGCGATCACCGTCACACCCGCCCTGGCGAGCATCACTCTGCCGTTCTCCCGGACCGTCAAGCGGGCCTTGGAGCCGCGCATGGTGGAGCGCACCAAGCGGGCCTTCGCCCCGCTCCTCGATGCCACCCTGCATCGCTGGCGGGCGCTGACCGCCGCTTCCCTGCTGGTGCTCGCCGGGGCCGGGGCGGCCCTGACCTGGGCCGGGCAGTCCTTCCTGCCGGAGTTCAACGAGGGCTCGCTCACCGTCAGCGTGGTGACCCGGCCGGGCACGGCGCTGGAGGAATCCGACCGGCTCGGCAGCATGGTGGAGGCCATCCTCCTGGAGCACCCGGAGGTGACCTCCACCGCGCGGCGCACCGGCCGGGCGCAGCTGGACCCCCACGCCCAGGCGGTGTACGCCAGCGAGATCGACGTCTCCCTGGACCTGGGCGACCGCCCCAAGGCGGACCTGCTGGCCGACCTGCGCGCCGAGCTACAGGCGGTGCCGGGCACCAACGTGGTCATCGGCCAGCCCCTGTCCCACCGCATCGACCACATGCTCTCCGGCACCCGCGCCAACATCGCCGTGAAGCTGTTCGGCCCCGAACTGGACCGGCTGCGGGAGCTGGCCAAGGAGGTGCAGGGCGTCATGGAAGGGGTGCCGGGGGTGGTGGACCTGGCGCGCCAGCCCCGAGCCCAGATCCCCTTCCTCACCGTGGACTTCGACCGCGACGCCATCGTCCGCCACGGCCTGACCACCGGCGAGGTGGGGCGGGCGGTGCGCACCGCCTTCACCGGCACCACCGCCTCCCGGGTGCTCCAGGGCCAGAAGGCCTTCGACCTGGTGGTGCGCCTGCCCCCAAAGGCCAAGGAGGACCGCGACGCCATCGGCGAGGCGCCCATCACCACTGCCGACGGCACCCAGGTGCCGCTGCACGCCCTCGCCGAGATCCGCGAGACGCGCGGGCCCAACACCATCCTGCGCGAGGACGTGGCGCGCAAGATGATCGTCATCGCCAATGTCTCCAAATCCGATCTGGTGGGCGTGGTGCGCGACGCCCAGGAGGCCGTGGCGGCGCAGGTGGCGCTGCCCCCGGGCTACCGCATCGAGTACGGCGGCCAGTTCCGGGCGGCCCAGGAGTCCACCCGCGCCCTGCTGTGGATGGGGGCGGCGGTGCTGGCGGGGATCTTCCTGCTGCTCTATGTGGCCTTCGACTCGGCGCGCGACGCCACCCTGGTCATGGTCAACCTGCCGCTGGCCCTGATCGGCGGCATCGCGGGGCTGTTCGCGGCCGGCGGGGTGATCTCGGTGGCCACCCTGATCGGCTTCATCGCCCTGTTCGGCATCGCCACCCGAAACGGCGTCATGCTGGTGAGCCACATCCACACCCTGCGCGGGCAGGAGGGCGAGGGGCCGCTGGCGGCGGTGCGCCGCGCCACCCTGGAGCGGCTGGTGCCGATCCTGATGACCGCCCTGTCCGCCGGCCTGGGGCTGCTGCCCCTGGCCCTGAGCGCCGGGGAGCCGGGCAGCGAGATCCAGGCGCCCATGGCCTTGGTCATCCTGTTCGGGCTGCTGTCCTCCACCATCCTGAATATGGTGGTGCTCCCGGCGCTGTATCTGCGCTTCGGGGCGGCGAGCCGGACAGGCCGGGAGGGGACGGTTTAA